From the genome of Paracoccus seriniphilus, one region includes:
- a CDS encoding UDP-N-acetylmuramoyl-L-alanyl-D-glutamate--2,6-diaminopimelate ligase has translation MNQQATKSLSQLGLRTRDGRDAVITGLSVDSRTVKPGHLFAALPGTTVHGAEFITYALRMDAGAVLTDRAGEALAADVLKDWPGALIIAEDPRAALAGAAALWFEAQPEHVVAVTGTSGKTSVASFTRQIWQALGHKAISLGTMGVEGDYHAKLAHTTPEPITLHRMLSEAGAAGVTHAAMEASSHGLDQRRLDGVRVEAGGFTNFSQDHLDYHAGFDEYFAAKALLFNHILEEGESAVINIDGERGRQMAEIARDRGLAVTTVGQGQDAMLRILGQRYDATGQDLRFSLMGQTQMVRLPLIGGFQAENVLMAAGLALASGDSAERILSVLPQLQTVRGRMQLVAQRENGAAVFVDYAHKPGAVIAALQSLRPHVMGRIVIVLGAGGDRDRGKRPLMGQAAREFADVVIVTDDNPRSEDPAAIRAAVMEGAGPEAIEVGDRAEAILRGVDALQPGDALLIAGKGHETGQLVGQDLYPFDDAEQASVAVAALDGKI, from the coding sequence GTGAACCAGCAGGCCACGAAATCGCTGTCGCAGCTGGGGCTGCGGACAAGGGACGGGCGCGACGCCGTCATTACCGGTCTTTCGGTCGATAGCAGAACGGTCAAGCCGGGGCATCTGTTTGCCGCATTGCCGGGGACCACTGTGCATGGGGCGGAATTCATCACCTATGCCCTGCGGATGGATGCGGGGGCGGTGCTGACCGATCGCGCAGGCGAGGCGCTGGCCGCCGATGTGCTGAAGGATTGGCCTGGGGCCTTGATCATCGCCGAGGATCCGCGCGCCGCTTTGGCCGGGGCCGCCGCCCTGTGGTTCGAGGCACAACCCGAACATGTGGTGGCGGTGACCGGAACTTCGGGGAAAACTTCGGTTGCCAGCTTTACCCGTCAGATCTGGCAGGCCTTGGGGCACAAGGCGATCAGCCTTGGCACCATGGGGGTCGAGGGCGATTATCACGCAAAGCTGGCCCATACCACGCCCGAACCCATCACCTTGCATCGTATGCTGTCCGAAGCCGGGGCGGCAGGCGTGACCCATGCCGCGATGGAGGCTTCCAGCCACGGGCTGGATCAACGGCGGCTGGACGGTGTGCGGGTCGAGGCTGGCGGGTTCACCAATTTCAGTCAGGATCATCTGGACTACCACGCCGGGTTTGACGAATATTTCGCGGCCAAGGCGCTGCTGTTCAATCACATCCTGGAAGAGGGCGAATCGGCCGTCATCAATATCGATGGTGAACGCGGACGTCAGATGGCCGAGATTGCCCGCGATCGTGGCCTGGCCGTCACGACGGTTGGTCAGGGTCAGGACGCCATGCTGCGCATTCTGGGCCAGCGCTATGATGCGACGGGTCAGGATCTGCGTTTCTCGCTGATGGGGCAGACCCAGATGGTGCGTCTGCCATTGATTGGCGGATTTCAGGCGGAAAATGTGCTGATGGCGGCGGGGCTGGCCCTTGCATCGGGGGATTCGGCAGAGCGTATCCTGTCGGTGCTGCCGCAGCTGCAGACCGTGCGGGGCCGGATGCAACTGGTCGCGCAACGCGAAAACGGCGCGGCGGTTTTCGTCGATTACGCCCACAAGCCCGGCGCGGTCATCGCCGCGCTGCAATCGCTGCGCCCGCATGTGATGGGCCGCATCGTCATCGTGCTGGGCGCGGGCGGTGACCGGGATCGCGGCAAACGGCCTCTGATGGGGCAGGCGGCCCGTGAATTTGCCGATGTGGTGATCGTGACCGATGACAATCCACGCTCTGAGGATCCGGCTGCCATTCGTGCGGCTGTCATGGAGGGGGCCGGCCCCGAGGCGATAGAGGTCGGAGATCGGGCCGAGGCGATCTTGCGCGGAGTCGATGCCCTGCAGCCCGGCGATGCCCTGCTGATTGCCGGCAAGGGCCATGAAACCGGCCAGTTGGTCGGGCAGGATCTTTACCCTTTCGATGATGCGGAACAGGCCTCGGTCGCCGTTGCTGCGCTGGATGGCAAGATATGA
- a CDS encoding UDP-N-acetylmuramoyl-tripeptide--D-alanyl-D-alanine ligase has product MSLWNAAEAAAATHGEACGDWKATGVSIDTRTLQAGDLFVALTDQRDGHDFVAQALKKGAAAALVSRVPEDVAPDAPLLIVPDVLHALEDLGRAARQRMGGRVIAITGSVGKTSTKDMARTALTGQGRIHAAEASYNNHWGVPLTLARMPADTDFAIIEIGMNHPGEIAPLSCMARPHVAMITTVAAAHLEAFGAIEGIAREKGAIFQGLQAIGTAILPEDLPVTGILRDCADAAGAVVVGFGRDGMARLIMARPMEGRLKCRARIAGEMVEFTLQTTGAHFAMNAVGVLAALAAAGADVKQAAARLGDWQPPKGRGALEDIGRFRLIDDAFNANPASLAAGLATLAGLEGGRRVAILGDMLELGPDEIALHRTVAQDPAMESVDLVHMAGPRMRHLYDALPLEKRGDWAADAAELAERAADLVRDGDIVLVKGSKSSRISTVVDALRNYGQTTDLKRGDDECSIG; this is encoded by the coding sequence ATGAGTCTCTGGAATGCCGCCGAAGCTGCGGCTGCAACGCATGGCGAAGCTTGCGGCGACTGGAAAGCCACGGGCGTTTCGATCGACACACGCACATTGCAGGCCGGCGATCTGTTCGTGGCGCTGACCGATCAGCGCGATGGCCATGATTTCGTCGCACAGGCGCTGAAAAAGGGCGCAGCGGCGGCACTGGTCAGCCGTGTGCCCGAAGATGTTGCGCCGGATGCGCCGCTGCTGATCGTGCCCGACGTGCTGCACGCCCTGGAAGATCTGGGCCGCGCCGCGCGGCAACGTATGGGCGGGCGTGTCATCGCCATTACCGGCTCGGTCGGCAAGACCTCGACCAAGGACATGGCGCGCACGGCCCTGACAGGGCAGGGTCGGATCCATGCCGCCGAAGCCAGCTACAACAATCACTGGGGCGTTCCGCTGACCCTGGCGCGGATGCCTGCCGATACCGATTTCGCGATCATCGAGATCGGCATGAATCATCCGGGCGAAATCGCGCCGCTGTCGTGCATGGCGCGCCCGCATGTTGCGATGATCACCACGGTCGCTGCCGCGCATCTGGAGGCCTTTGGCGCGATCGAGGGCATCGCGCGGGAAAAAGGCGCGATCTTTCAGGGCCTGCAAGCCATCGGAACCGCCATCCTTCCCGAGGATTTGCCCGTCACCGGTATCCTGCGTGATTGCGCGGATGCCGCCGGTGCGGTGGTGGTCGGTTTCGGACGCGACGGCATGGCGCGGCTGATCATGGCCCGGCCCATGGAGGGGCGGCTGAAATGCCGCGCGCGCATTGCCGGCGAGATGGTCGAATTCACGCTTCAAACCACAGGTGCACATTTTGCCATGAATGCCGTGGGCGTTCTGGCTGCCCTGGCGGCCGCCGGGGCCGATGTCAAACAGGCCGCTGCCCGTCTTGGCGACTGGCAGCCCCCCAAGGGCCGCGGCGCTCTTGAGGATATCGGGCGGTTTCGCCTGATCGATGATGCCTTCAACGCCAATCCGGCCTCATTGGCGGCAGGGCTCGCGACCCTGGCCGGGCTGGAAGGTGGACGCCGCGTAGCCATTCTGGGCGACATGCTGGAACTCGGCCCTGATGAGATCGCCCTGCACCGCACAGTCGCGCAGGATCCGGCGATGGAATCGGTCGATCTGGTGCATATGGCGGGGCCGCGAATGCGGCATCTGTATGACGCCCTGCCGCTTGAAAAGCGCGGCGATTGGGCCGCAGATGCGGCGGAATTGGCCGAGCGGGCCGCCGATCTGGTCCGCGACGGCGATATTGTTCTGGTGAAAGGGTCGAAATCTTCGCGGATTTCGACCGTGGTTGACGCGCTGCGTAATTATGGGCAGACGACTGACCTCAAACGAGGGGATGATGAATGCTCTATTGGCTGA
- the mraY gene encoding phospho-N-acetylmuramoyl-pentapeptide-transferase translates to MLYWLSSFSEGGDLFNLFRYITFRAGAAFFTALIFGFIFGRPLINYLRKSQKKGQPIRDDGPEGHFVKAGTPTMGGLLILSALFFSTLLWARLENGYVWIVLTVTAGYAAIGFADDYAKVSKNNTKGVSGRIRMGLGLALACIASIWAMWLHPAELSGQLALPVFKNALINLGVFFVPFAMIVIVGAANAVNLTDGLDGLAVMPVMIAAATLGVIAYTVGRVDFTEYLGVHHVPGSGEILIFVAALIGGGLGFLWYNAPPAAVFMGDTGSLALGGALGAIAVVTKHEIVLAIVGGLFVVEALSVIIQVLYFKRTGKRVFLMAPIHHHFEKKGWAEPQIVIRFWIIALILALIGLATLKLR, encoded by the coding sequence ATGCTCTATTGGCTGAGCAGCTTTTCCGAAGGGGGCGACCTCTTCAACCTGTTTCGATACATTACATTCAGGGCAGGCGCGGCGTTTTTTACCGCTTTGATCTTCGGATTCATTTTCGGGCGACCGCTGATCAACTATCTGCGCAAGTCGCAGAAGAAAGGCCAGCCGATCCGCGATGACGGCCCCGAAGGCCACTTCGTCAAGGCAGGTACGCCCACCATGGGCGGGCTGCTGATCCTGTCGGCGCTGTTCTTTTCGACCCTGCTTTGGGCAAGGCTGGAAAACGGATATGTCTGGATCGTTCTGACCGTCACGGCGGGCTATGCCGCCATCGGTTTCGCCGATGACTATGCCAAGGTCAGCAAGAACAACACCAAGGGCGTTTCCGGGCGCATCCGCATGGGGCTGGGGCTGGCACTGGCCTGCATTGCCTCGATCTGGGCGATGTGGCTGCATCCCGCGGAACTGAGTGGTCAGTTGGCCTTGCCGGTCTTCAAGAACGCACTGATCAATCTGGGCGTCTTCTTTGTCCCCTTCGCGATGATCGTGATCGTGGGTGCCGCCAATGCCGTGAACCTGACCGATGGTCTGGACGGGCTGGCCGTCATGCCGGTGATGATTGCGGCGGCCACATTGGGGGTCATCGCCTATACGGTGGGGCGCGTTGATTTCACCGAATATCTGGGCGTGCATCACGTGCCCGGTTCGGGCGAGATCCTGATCTTCGTCGCGGCGCTGATCGGCGGCGGTCTGGGCTTCCTGTGGTATAACGCGCCACCCGCTGCGGTCTTCATGGGCGATACCGGCTCGCTGGCGCTTGGTGGTGCCTTGGGTGCCATTGCCGTGGTCACCAAGCACGAGATCGTGCTGGCCATCGTTGGCGGCCTGTTCGTGGTCGAGGCGCTGAGTGTGATCATCCAGGTGCTCTATTTCAAACGCACCGGCAAGCGCGTGTTCCTGATGGCGCCGATCCACCACCATTTCGAGAAGAAAGGCTGGGCCGAGCCGCAGATCGTCATTCGATTCTGGATCATTGCGCTTATCCTTGCGCTGATCGGTCTGGCGACGCTCAAGCTGCGCTAG
- the murD gene encoding UDP-N-acetylmuramoyl-L-alanine--D-glutamate ligase, with the protein MIPVEGVENQTIAVLGLGRSGRATVAALTAGGANVIAWDDGNDTREAAAAEGVRIVDLTRAESWHEVTALIASPGIAHLYPKPHPVIAQAYALGVPVDNDIGLFFRSYANEDWSYFDRAPRIIAVTGSNGKSTTTALIHHVLTECGRPAQMGGNIGTGVLSLEPAVDGEVVVLELSSYQTDLARALTPDVAVFTNLSPDHLDRHGGPGGYFAAKRRLFAEGGPDRAVIGVDEDQGLYLANQLGMGPSDDRVIRISAGQKLDRAAWSVFARKGFLSEYRKGRQAASIDLRQISGLPGAHNHQNACAAYAACRAVGLAPRQIEAAFHSFAGLPHRSQLVAEIGGVKYVNDSKATNVDAAAKALQAFSHIRWIGGGLGKEGGISDLQPYLGNVTKAYLIGHSARDFALELGQTPYEISDTMEQAVRQAAADAEPGDTVLLAPAAASFDQYPNFEKRGEDFTRLVRALQDS; encoded by the coding sequence ATGATTCCCGTCGAAGGCGTTGAAAACCAGACTATTGCGGTGCTTGGGCTTGGCCGCTCGGGCAGGGCCACCGTGGCGGCGCTGACCGCCGGCGGGGCCAATGTCATCGCATGGGATGACGGCAACGACACACGCGAGGCGGCTGCAGCAGAAGGCGTGCGGATCGTCGATCTGACCCGCGCGGAATCATGGCATGAGGTGACGGCGCTGATCGCCTCGCCGGGTATTGCGCATCTTTACCCCAAACCGCACCCGGTCATCGCACAGGCCTATGCGCTTGGGGTGCCGGTGGACAATGACATCGGCCTGTTCTTTCGCAGCTATGCCAACGAGGACTGGTCCTATTTCGACCGTGCGCCGCGCATCATTGCGGTCACGGGATCCAATGGCAAATCCACCACGACCGCGCTGATCCATCATGTTCTGACCGAATGTGGCCGGCCCGCGCAGATGGGTGGCAATATCGGCACCGGTGTGCTGTCGCTTGAGCCCGCCGTCGATGGCGAGGTCGTGGTGCTGGAACTGTCCAGCTATCAGACCGATCTTGCCCGTGCGCTGACACCGGATGTCGCCGTCTTTACCAATCTTTCGCCCGACCATCTGGACCGTCATGGCGGTCCGGGGGGCTATTTCGCAGCCAAGCGACGGCTGTTTGCCGAAGGTGGGCCGGACCGCGCGGTGATTGGTGTTGATGAGGATCAGGGCCTGTATCTGGCAAACCAGCTGGGCATGGGACCATCCGATGATCGGGTCATCCGCATTTCGGCGGGGCAAAAGCTGGATCGCGCGGCATGGTCGGTCTTTGCGCGCAAGGGCTTCCTGTCGGAATACCGCAAGGGCCGTCAGGCCGCTTCGATCGATCTGCGCCAGATTTCCGGCCTGCCAGGTGCGCATAACCATCAGAATGCCTGTGCCGCCTATGCGGCCTGCCGCGCGGTTGGTCTGGCCCCGCGCCAGATCGAGGCCGCCTTCCACAGCTTTGCCGGTCTGCCCCATCGCAGCCAACTGGTGGCCGAAATTGGCGGCGTCAAATATGTGAATGACTCCAAGGCGACAAATGTCGATGCCGCGGCGAAAGCCCTGCAGGCCTTCTCGCATATCCGCTGGATCGGAGGCGGTCTGGGGAAAGAAGGCGGCATTTCCGATCTGCAGCCCTATCTGGGCAATGTGACCAAGGCCTATCTGATCGGCCATTCGGCGCGGGATTTCGCACTGGAGTTGGGTCAGACGCCCTACGAGATTTCGGACACGATGGAACAGGCTGTTCGTCAGGCCGCGGCGGATGCCGAGCCCGGTGATACCGTTTTGCTGGCACCCGCAGCCGCCAGCTTTGACCAATACCCCAATTTCGAAAAGCGCGGCGAGGATTTCACCCGGCTGGTGCGGGCGCTTCAGGACAGCTAG
- a CDS encoding hybrid-cluster NAD(P)-dependent oxidoreductase: protein MTRTRTNWAVEPWDDSEMLECTQIVPETADTWTFTFRSPSGAWFDYQPGQFITLDLPVDPSKGQAGNVQRTYTLSSSPSRPLSISVTAKAQATSIATRWMMDNLKPGMKIRAYGPSGIFSSHRHPARKYLFISAGSGITPMMSMTTWAWDSGEDHDIVFVHAARRPSDIIFRQRLEQFAHRSPGLQLRFTVEEPEPFKTWHGYQGRLSQIMLGLMASDYLEREVFCCGPEPFMQAVRDMLIALGYDMDHYHQESFGAPVESEAESPEMDDVIPDEESRAQISFTTSGVTTGCAETDTVLAVAKRAGLNIPSGCTFGLCGTCKIKKVSGEVHMVHNGGISDEDIEDGWILACCSNPMGKIAVEV from the coding sequence ATGACACGAACCCGCACGAACTGGGCCGTCGAGCCATGGGACGATTCCGAAATGCTGGAATGCACCCAGATCGTCCCCGAAACGGCCGATACCTGGACCTTCACCTTCCGGTCTCCCTCGGGGGCCTGGTTCGATTATCAGCCCGGTCAGTTTATTACGCTGGACCTGCCGGTTGATCCGTCAAAGGGTCAGGCCGGAAATGTCCAGCGGACCTATACGCTGTCCTCTTCTCCGTCCCGGCCGCTGTCGATTTCCGTCACCGCCAAGGCACAGGCGACATCCATCGCCACGCGCTGGATGATGGACAACCTGAAACCCGGCATGAAGATCCGCGCCTATGGGCCGTCGGGGATCTTCTCGTCCCACCGCCATCCGGCGCGCAAATATCTGTTCATCTCCGCCGGTTCGGGCATCACCCCGATGATGTCGATGACCACCTGGGCCTGGGACAGTGGCGAGGACCATGACATCGTCTTTGTCCATGCCGCGCGCCGTCCCTCGGACATCATCTTCCGCCAGCGGCTGGAGCAATTCGCCCACCGTTCGCCCGGCCTGCAATTGCGTTTCACCGTCGAAGAGCCTGAACCGTTCAAGACCTGGCATGGCTATCAGGGCCGTCTCAGCCAGATCATGCTGGGGCTGATGGCCTCGGATTATCTGGAGCGCGAGGTGTTCTGCTGTGGCCCCGAGCCCTTCATGCAGGCCGTGCGCGACATGCTGATCGCGCTGGGTTACGACATGGACCACTACCATCAGGAAAGCTTTGGCGCGCCGGTGGAATCCGAAGCCGAATCGCCCGAGATGGACGATGTCATTCCCGACGAGGAGAGCCGCGCACAGATTTCCTTCACCACCAGCGGCGTGACGACCGGCTGCGCCGAGACCGACACCGTGCTGGCTGTCGCCAAGCGCGCGGGGCTGAACATCCCGTCAGGCTGCACCTTTGGTCTGTGTGGCACCTGCAAGATCAAGAAGGTCTCGGGCGAGGTGCATATGGTCCATAACGGCGGCATCTCGGACGAGGATATCGAGGACGGCTGGATCCTGGCCTGCTGCTCGAACCCGATGGGCAAGATCGCCGTCGAGGTCTGA
- a CDS encoding aromatic ring-hydroxylating oxygenase subunit alpha, whose protein sequence is MTQPYSTARLIASRQPGFSLPRELYCGEQALQDDLQQIWYREWVFAIPSCEIARTGSFSTLQLGEYPVIIVRGADGRVRAFHNVCRHRGQRLCPKTSGSSPKLVCPYHQWTYDLDGKLLYARDMGEGFDPSRYGLKPVHCADIGGMIFVCVAPVPPSLADLAQNLMRYVGPSALAESKVAHSSTIIEKGNWKLVLENNRECYHCGGSHPSLCRTYSDDPLMTVMEGPNAASPEILAHWDRCDKANLPSRFVHGDNMQWRLARVPLMDDAESFTMSGKAAVSRRMGTIPWNDAGALMFYHFPSSWNHFLPDHAIVFRILPISPTETEVTTKWLVHKDAVEGEDYDLQKLTEVWLATNDEDRRVVEENQAGILSPAYEPGPYSPSQEAGVIHLVDWYCATMTERLGLQTAAE, encoded by the coding sequence ATGACCCAGCCATATTCGACCGCCCGACTCATCGCCTCACGGCAACCCGGATTTTCCCTGCCCCGCGAACTATATTGCGGTGAACAGGCGCTGCAGGACGACCTGCAGCAGATCTGGTATCGCGAGTGGGTCTTTGCCATTCCCTCATGTGAGATTGCCAGGACCGGCAGTTTTTCGACCCTGCAACTGGGCGAATACCCGGTCATCATCGTGCGCGGTGCCGATGGCCGCGTGCGGGCCTTCCACAATGTCTGCCGCCACCGCGGGCAGCGCTTGTGTCCCAAGACCTCGGGCAGCAGCCCGAAGCTGGTCTGCCCCTATCATCAATGGACCTATGATCTGGACGGCAAGCTTCTTTATGCCCGTGACATGGGGGAAGGGTTTGATCCGTCCAGATACGGGCTGAAGCCGGTGCATTGCGCCGATATCGGCGGCATGATCTTTGTCTGCGTCGCCCCCGTGCCGCCATCGCTGGCCGATCTGGCCCAGAACCTGATGCGCTATGTCGGGCCAAGCGCACTGGCCGAATCCAAGGTCGCCCACAGCTCGACCATCATCGAAAAGGGCAACTGGAAACTGGTTCTGGAAAACAACCGCGAATGCTATCACTGCGGCGGCTCGCACCCCTCGCTGTGCCGCACCTATTCCGACGATCCGCTGATGACGGTGATGGAGGGGCCCAATGCCGCCAGCCCCGAAATCCTTGCGCATTGGGACCGCTGCGACAAGGCGAACCTGCCGTCGCGCTTTGTCCATGGCGACAACATGCAATGGCGTCTTGCCCGCGTGCCGCTGATGGACGATGCCGAAAGCTTCACCATGTCGGGCAAGGCCGCCGTGTCGCGGCGCATGGGGACGATCCCGTGGAATGACGCCGGGGCGCTGATGTTCTATCACTTCCCGTCCAGCTGGAACCACTTTCTGCCCGATCATGCGATCGTCTTCCGCATCCTGCCGATCAGCCCGACCGAAACCGAGGTCACGACGAAATGGCTGGTCCACAAGGATGCGGTCGAGGGCGAGGATTACGATCTTCAGAAGCTGACCGAAGTCTGGCTGGCCACGAATGACGAAGACCGCCGCGTCGTCGAGGAAAACCAGGCCGGAATTCTCAGCCCCGCCTATGAACCCGGCCCCTATTCCCCCAGCCAGGAAGCCGGCGTGATCCATCTGGTCGATTGGTATTGCGCCACCATGACCGAACGCCTTGGACTGCAAACGGCAGCAGAGTAG
- a CDS encoding DUF475 domain-containing protein, with product MRTTLSYLRWPLIVTGLGIALAGYLGWEFSHDSGGALSFLLIALVLAVLEISLSFDNAIVNANKLQEMSPQWQRRFLTWGILIAVFGMRIVFPLMIVVIAAQIGPVQAIELAAAHPAEYAELIRDAHLPIAAFGGSFLMLVALSFFFDQSKEVHWIGRLERGLRACGSVRGMEVGFVLVFILIFVWLLPVRDERLFMFSAMWGIVTFLAVDALGHVLDRWGNAQAASCTMGTARAGLGAFLYLEVLDASFSFDGVIGAFALTQNLFLIAIGLGIGAMYVRSMTVMLVEKGTLAEFRYLEHGAFWSILTLSIIMFGQTMWHLPEVVTGLLGAGFIATAFVSSVLWNRRHG from the coding sequence ATGCGCACGACGCTCTCCTATCTTCGTTGGCCGTTGATCGTGACAGGGCTGGGCATCGCGCTTGCAGGTTATCTGGGATGGGAGTTCTCGCATGATTCCGGCGGGGCGCTGTCATTTCTGCTGATCGCGCTTGTCCTGGCGGTGCTGGAAATCTCGCTGTCATTCGACAATGCGATCGTCAATGCCAACAAGCTGCAAGAGATGTCCCCGCAATGGCAGCGCCGCTTTCTGACCTGGGGCATTCTGATCGCGGTCTTCGGAATGCGGATTGTCTTCCCGCTGATGATCGTGGTGATCGCCGCGCAGATCGGGCCTGTTCAGGCCATCGAACTGGCCGCCGCCCATCCCGCCGAATATGCCGAGCTGATCCGTGACGCGCATCTGCCCATTGCTGCCTTTGGCGGATCGTTCCTCATGCTGGTCGCGCTGAGCTTCTTTTTTGACCAATCCAAGGAGGTTCACTGGATTGGCAGGCTGGAACGCGGGCTGAGGGCCTGCGGATCGGTGCGCGGCATGGAGGTGGGATTCGTTCTGGTTTTCATCCTGATCTTCGTCTGGCTGTTGCCGGTGCGTGACGAGCGGCTGTTCATGTTCAGCGCCATGTGGGGCATCGTCACCTTTCTGGCGGTGGATGCCCTGGGCCATGTGCTGGACAGATGGGGCAATGCGCAGGCCGCATCCTGCACCATGGGAACGGCGCGCGCGGGGCTGGGTGCCTTTCTTTACCTGGAGGTTCTGGACGCCTCGTTCAGCTTTGACGGCGTGATCGGAGCCTTTGCCCTGACGCAGAACCTGTTCCTGATTGCCATCGGGCTGGGCATCGGGGCGATGTATGTGCGCTCGATGACGGTCATGCTGGTCGAAAAGGGCACCCTGGCCGAGTTCCGCTATCTTGAACATGGGGCCTTCTGGTCGATCCTGACCCTGTCGATCATCATGTTCGGACAGACCATGTGGCATCTGCCCGAGGTGGTCACCGGTCTGCTGGGGGCGGGGTTCATCGCCACCGCATTCGTCAGTTCGGTCCTGTGGAACCGCCGCCATGGCTGA
- a CDS encoding protealysin inhibitor emfourin, producing MIIEIASQGGFGGIAASALHKRIDVDQQVGPLRQELCEAFGPAELARLARTPCNNCADRVTYSITIIQGSDAPQNFILREDQLPPDTLDLLDRF from the coding sequence ATGATCATAGAAATCGCGTCACAGGGCGGCTTTGGTGGTATCGCGGCATCAGCCCTGCACAAACGTATCGACGTGGATCAACAGGTCGGGCCCTTGCGGCAGGAGCTCTGCGAGGCCTTCGGCCCTGCGGAACTGGCGCGGCTGGCGCGCACGCCCTGCAACAACTGCGCGGATCGCGTGACCTATTCGATCACCATCATCCAGGGCAGCGATGCGCCGCAGAATTTCATCCTGCGCGAAGACCAGCTGCCCCCCGACACGCTGGACCTGCTGGACCGCTTCTGA
- a CDS encoding M4 family metallopeptidase encodes MVDWAGNQAWGRQMCLSLSCSTHHPITCIIPPHMLRVLALRGDESTARMARTLLKQTEKLRDQRSEHADMTPGTAGASGPFESHALTDSGEPCCPERRIHDGQFKAALPGKLIRNEGDPPTGDDDVDRAYDGAGDVFSLFAEEYGRNSLDGSGMPLVATVRHRRNYNNAFWNGTQMAYGTGDGEVFRTFLELSVIGHEMTHGVIQHSGGLIYENQSGALNESIADVFGSLALQRRLGQQVHEADWLVGRGILGPGVNGAALRSMKAPGTAYADDLLGKDPQPWHMDHFVTTTDDNGGVHINSGIPNHAFYLFCNYIGGRAWELPGRIWYRALQRLNNPMATFTDWADQTLAAASELSGSGSSETLLLRRAWKLVGIGI; translated from the coding sequence ATGGTAGACTGGGCAGGCAATCAAGCATGGGGTCGCCAGATGTGCCTTTCCTTGTCCTGTTCAACGCATCACCCGATAACCTGCATCATTCCTCCACATATGCTGCGGGTTCTGGCGCTGCGGGGCGATGAAAGCACCGCGCGCATGGCCCGCACATTGCTGAAGCAGACCGAAAAGCTGCGCGATCAGCGCAGCGAACATGCCGACATGACGCCGGGCACCGCGGGCGCCTCGGGCCCTTTTGAAAGCCATGCGCTGACCGATAGCGGAGAGCCCTGCTGTCCCGAGCGGCGCATCCACGACGGCCAGTTCAAGGCTGCCCTGCCCGGCAAGCTGATCCGCAATGAAGGTGATCCGCCCACCGGGGACGACGACGTGGACCGGGCCTATGACGGGGCCGGCGATGTGTTCTCACTTTTTGCCGAAGAATATGGCCGCAACTCTCTGGACGGATCGGGCATGCCTCTGGTCGCGACGGTCCGCCACCGTCGCAATTACAACAACGCCTTCTGGAACGGCACGCAGATGGCCTATGGCACCGGCGACGGAGAGGTGTTTCGCACATTTCTGGAATTGTCGGTCATCGGGCATGAGATGACCCATGGCGTGATCCAGCATTCGGGCGGGCTGATCTATGAGAACCAGTCCGGGGCACTGAACGAAAGCATCGCCGATGTGTTCGGCAGCCTGGCGTTGCAGCGGCGGCTGGGCCAGCAGGTTCATGAAGCCGACTGGCTGGTCGGGCGGGGCATCCTGGGACCCGGCGTCAATGGCGCGGCGCTGCGCAGCATGAAGGCGCCGGGCACCGCCTATGCCGATGATCTGCTGGGCAAGGATCCCCAGCCCTGGCATATGGATCACTTTGTCACCACCACGGATGACAACGGTGGCGTTCACATCAATTCCGGCATCCCCAACCATGCCTTCTACCTGTTCTGCAACTATATCGGCGGACGTGCATGGGAACTGCCCGGGCGGATCTGGTATCGCGCCTTGCAGCGGCTGAACAACCCGATGGCCACTTTTACCGATTGGGCAGATCAGACCCTGGCCGCTGCCTCGGAACTGAGCGGATCGGGCAGTTCGGAAACGTTGCTGCTCCGCCGGGCGTGGAAACTTGTTGGAATCGGGATCTGA